One window of the Bos mutus isolate GX-2022 chromosome X, NWIPB_WYAK_1.1, whole genome shotgun sequence genome contains the following:
- the MED12 gene encoding mediator of RNA polymerase II transcription subunit 12 isoform X4: MAAFGILSYEHRPLKRPRLGPPDVYPQDPKQKEDELTALNVKQGFNNQPAVSGDEHGTAKNVNFNPAKISSNFNSIITEKLRCNTLPDIGRRKPQVNQKDNFWLVTARSQSAINTWFTDLAGTKPLTQLAKKVPIFSKKEEVFGYLAKYTVPVMRAAWLIKMTCAYYAAISETKVKKRHIDPFTEWTQIITKCLWEQLQKMAEYYRPGPAGSGGCGSTIGPLPHDVEMAIRQWDYNEKLAMFMFQDGMLDRHEFLTWVLECFEKIRPGEDELLKLLLPLLLRYSGEFVQSAYLSRRLAYFCTRRLALQLDGVSSHSSHVMSAQSTSTLPTTPAPQPPSSSTPSTPFSDLLMCPQHRPLVFGLSCILQTILLCCPSALVWHYSLTDSRIKTGSPLDHLPIAPSNLPMPEGNSAFTQQVRAKLREIEQQIKERGQAVEVRWSFDKCQEATAGFTIGRVLHTLEVLDSHSFERSDFSNSLDSLCNRIFGLGPSKDGHEISSDDDAVVSLLCEWAVSCKRSGRHRAMVVAKLLEKRQAEIEAERCGESEAADEKGSIASGSLSAPSAPIFQDVLLQFLDTQAPMLTDPRSESERVEFFNLVLLFCELIRHDVFSHNMYTCTLISRGDLAFGAPGPRPPSPFDDPADDPERKEAEGSSSSKLEDPGLSESMDIDPSSSVLFEDMEKPDFSLFSPTMPCEGKGSPSPEKPDVEKEVKPPPKEKLEGTLGVLYDQPRHVQYATHFPIPQEESCSHECNQRLVVLFGVGKQRDDARHAIKKITKDILKVLNRKGTAETGGEDGQKRRRNRPEAFPTAEDIFAKFQHLSHYDQHQVTAQVSRNVLEQITSFALGMSYHLPLVQHVQFIFDLMEYSLSISGLIDFAIQLLNELSVVEAELLLKSSDLVGSYTTSLCLCIVAVLRHYHACLILNQDQMAQVFEGLCGVVKHGMNRSDGSSAERCILAYLYDLYTSCSHLKSKFGELFSDFCSKVKNTIYCNVEPSESNMRWAPEFMIDTLENPAAHTFTYTGLGKSLSENPANRYSFVCNALMHVCVGHHDSDRVNDIAILCAELTGYCKSLSAEWLGVLKALCCSSNNGTCGFNDLLCNVDVSDLSFHDSLATFVAILIARQCLLLEDLIRCAAIPSLLNAACSEQDSEPGARLTCRILLHLFKTPQLNPCQSDGNKPTVGIRSSCDRHLLAASQNRIVDGAVFAVLKAVFVLGDAELKGSGFTVTGGTEELPEEEGGGGSGSRRQGGRNISVETASLDVYAKYVLRSICQQEWVGERCLKSLCEDSNDLQDPVLSSAQAQRLMQLICYPHRLLDNEDGENPQRQRIKRILQNLDQWTMRQSSLELQLMIKQTPNNEMNSLLENIAKATIEVFQQSAETGSSSGNAASNMPSSSKTKPVLSSLERSGVWLVAPLIAKLPTSVQGHVLKAAGEELENGQHLDSSSRKERDRQKQKSMSLLSQQPFLSLVLTCLKGQDEQREGLLTSLYSQVHQIVTNWRDDQYLDDCKPKQLMHEALKLRLNLVGGMFDTVQRSTQQTTEWAVLLLEIIISGTVDMQSNNELFTTVLDMLSVLINGTLAADMSSISQGSMEENKRAYMNLVKKLRKELAERQSDSLEKVYQLLPLPKPTRDVITCEPQGSLIDTKGNKIAGFDSIFKKEILFPLLQAFKVCVVFSKFQQLTISHFLEQGLQVSTKQKISPWDLFEGLKPSAPLSWGWFGTVRVDRRVARGEEQQRLLLYHTHLRPRPRAYYLEPLPLPPEDEEPPAPTLLEPEKKAPEPPKTDKPGAAPPSTEERKKKSTKGKKRSQPAAKTEDYGMGPGRSGPYGVTVPPDLLHHANPSSISHLSYRQSSIGLYTQNQPLPAGGPRVDPYRPVRLPMQKLPTRPPYPGVLPTTMTGVMGLEPASYKTSVYRQQQPAVPQGQRLRQQLQAKISQGMLGQSSVHQMTPSSSYGLQTSQGYTPYVSHVGLQQHTGPAGTMVPPSYSSQPYQSTHPSTNPTLVDPTRHLQQRPSGYVHQQAPTYGHGLTSTQRFSHQTLQQTPMIGTMTPLGPQGVQAGIRSASILPEQQQQQQQQQQQQQQQQQQQQQQQQQYHIRQQQQQILRQQQQQQQQQQQQQQQQQQQQQQQAHQQQQQQAAPPQPQPQSQPQFQRQGLQQTQQQQQTAALVRQLQQQLSNTQPQPSTNIFGRY; the protein is encoded by the exons ATGGCGGCCTTCGGGATCTTGAGCTACGAACACCGGCCCCTGAAGCGGCCGCGGCTGGGGCCTCCTGATGTGTACCCTCAAGATCCCAAACAGAAGGAG GATGAATTAACGGCCTTGAATGTAAAACAAGGTTTCAATAACCAGCCCGCTGTCTCTGGGGATGAACATGGCACTGCCAAGAATGTCAACTTTAATCCTGCCAAG ATCAGTTCCAACTTCAACAGCATCATTACAGAGAAGTTACGTTGTAACACCCTCCCTGACATTGGGCGAAGGAAGCCCCAAGTGAACCAGAAGGACAACTTCTGGCTGGTGACTGCACGATCCCAGAGTGCCATTAACACTTGGTTTACTGATCTGGCTGGTACCAAGCCACTCACACAACTAGCCAAAAAG GTCCCCATTTTCAGTAAGAAGGAAGAAGTGTTTGGGTATTTAGCCAAATACACAGTGCCTGTGATGCGGGCCGCCTGGCTCATTAAGATGACCTGTGCCTACTATGCAGCAATCTCAGAGACCAAGGTTAAGAAGAGACATATTGACCCCTTCACAG AATGGACTCAGATCATCACCAAGTGCTTATGGGAGCAGCTTCAAAAGATGGCTGAATACTACCGGCCAGGGCCTGCTGGAAGTGGGGGCTGTGGCTCCACTATAGGCCCCTTGCCCCATGATGTTGAGATGGCAATCCGGCAGTGGGACTACAACGAGAAGCTGGCCATGTTCATGTTTCAG GACGGAATGCTGGACAGACATGAGTTTCTGACCTGGGTACTTGAGTGTTTTGAGAAAATCCGCCCTGGAGAGGATGAATTGCTTAAACTGCTGCTGCCCCTGCTGCTTCGA TACTCTGGAGAGTTTGTTCAGTCTGCGTACCTCTCCCGCCGCCTCGCCTACTTCTGTACACGGAGACTGGCCCTGCAGCTGGATGGTGTGAGCAGTCACTCATCTCATGTGATGTCTGCTCAGTCGACAAGCACACTGCCCACCACCCCTGCTCCTCAGCCCCCAAGTAGCAGCACACCCTCTACACCCTTTAGTGACCTGCTTATGTGCCCTCAGCACCGGCCCCTAGTTTTTGGCCTCAGCTGTATCCTTCAG ACCATCCTGCTGTGTTGTCCTAGTGCCCTGGTTTGGCACTATTCACTGACTGATAGTCGAATCAAGACTGGCTCACCACTTGACCACCTGCCTATTGCCCCCTCCAACCTGCCCATGCCAGAGGGCAACAGTGCCTTCACTCAGCAG GTCCGTGCAAAGTTGCGGGAGATCGAGCAACAGATCAAGGAGCGAGGACAGGCCGTTGAGGTTCGCTGGTCTTTTGATAAGTGCCAGGAAGCTACTGCAG GCTTCACCATTGGACGAGTACTCCATACTTTGGAGGTGTTGGACAGCCATAGTTTTGAACGCTCTGACTTCAGCAACTCTCTTGATTCCCTCTGTAATCGAATCTTTGGATTGGGGCCTAGCAAGGATGGGCACGAG ATCTCCTCAGATGATGATGCAGTGGTATCGTTACTGTGTGAATGGGCTGTCAGCTGCAAGCGTTCTGGTCGGCATCGTGCGATGGTGGTAGCCAAgctgctggagaagagacaggcagAGATTGAGGCTGAG CGTTGTGGAGAATCGGAAGCTGCAGATGAGAAGGGTTCCATTGCCTCTGGCTCCCTTTCTGCTCCCAGTGCTCCCATTTTCCAAGATGTCCTCTTACAGTTTCTGGATACACAGGCTCCCATGCTGA cGGACCCCCGAAGTGAGAGTGAGCGAGTGGAATTCTTTAACTTGGTACTGCTGTTCTGTGAACTGATTCGACATGATGTTTTCTCCCACAACATGTACACTTGCACCCTCATCTCCCGAGGGGACCTTGCCTTCGGAGCCCCTGGTCCCCGGCCTCCCTCTCCCTTTGATGACCCAGCTGATGACCCAGAGCGCAAGGAGGCtgagggcagcagcagcagcaagctggag GATCCAGGGCTCTCAGAGTCTATGGACATTGACCCTAGCTCCAGTGTGCTCTTTGAGGACATGGAAAAGCCTGATTTCTCA TTGTTCTCCCCTACTATGCCCTGTGAGGGGAAGGGCAGTCCATCCCCTGAGAAACCAGATGTTGAGAAGGAGGTGAAGCCCCCACCCAAGGAGAAGCTAGAAGGAACCCTTGGGGTTCTTTATGACCAGCCACGGCATGTGCAGTATGCCACACACTTTCCCATCCCCCAG GAGGAGTCATGCAGCCATGAGTGCAACCAGCGGTTGGTCGTACTGTTTGGGGTGGGAAAGCAGCGAGATGATGCCCGCCATGCCATCAAGAAAATTACCAAGGATATCCTGAAGGTTCTGAACCGCAAGGGGACAGCAGAAACTG GTGGGGAGGATGGACAGAAGCGGCGACGAAACCGACCTGAAGCTTTTCCCACTGCCGAGGATATCTTTGCTAAGTTCCAGCACCTTTCACATTATGACCAACATCAGGTCACGGCTCAG GTCTCCCGGAATGTTCTGGAGCAGATCACGAGCTTTGCCCTTGGCATGTCATACCACTTGCCTCTGGTGCAGCATGTGCAGTTTATCTTCGACCTCATGGAATATTCACTCAGCATCAGTGGCCTCATCGACTTTGCCATTCAG CTGCTGAATGAACTGAGTGTAGTCGAGGCCGAACTGCTTCTCAAATCCTCAGATCTGGTGGGCAGCTACACCACCAGCCTGTGCCTGTGCATCGTGGCTGTCCTGCGCCACTATCATGCCTGCCTCATCCTCAACCAGGACCAGATGGCACAGGTCTTTGAGGG GCTGTGTGGCGTAGTTAAGCATGGGATGAACCGATCTGATGGTTCCTCTGCAGAACGCTGTATCCTTGCATATCTCTATGATCTGTACACCTCCTGTAGCCATTTAAAGAGCAAATTTGGGGAACTCTTCAG TGACTTCTGCTCCAAGGTGAAGAACACCATCTACTGCAACGTGGAGCCGTCAGAGTCCAACATGCGCTGGGCACCCGAGTTCATGATCGACACTTTAGAGAACCCCGCCGCTCACACCTTCACCTACACGGGGCTAGGCAAGAGTCTTAGTGAGAACCCTGCTAACCGCTACAGCTTTGTCTGCAATGCCCTTATGCACGTCTGTGTGGGGCACCATGATTCGGATAG GGTGAATGACATCGCCATCCTGTGTGCAGAGCTGACCGGCTATTGCAAGTCACTGAGTGCAGAGTGGCTGGGAGTGCTTAAGGCCTTGTGCTGCTCCTCTAACAATGGCACTTGTGGTTTCAACGACCTCCTCTGCAATGTAGAT GTCAGTGACCTGTCTTTTCACGACTCCCTGGCCACTTTTGTTGCCATCCTCATCGCTCGGCAGTGTTTGCTCCTGGAGGATCTGATTCGCTGTGCGGCCATCCCTTCACTCCTTAATGCTG CTTGCAGTGAACAGGACTCTGAGCCAGGGGCCCGGCTTACCTGCCGCATCCTCCTCCACCTTTTCAAGACACCTCAACTCAATCCTTGCCAATCGGATGGAA ACAAGCCTACTGTAGGAATCCGCTCCTCCTGTGACCGCCACCTGCTGGCTGCCTCCCAGAACCGCATCGTGGATGGAGCTGTGTTTGCTGTTCTCAAGGCTGTGTTTGTACTTG GGGATGCGGAACTGAAGGGTTCGGGCTTCACTGTGACAGGAGGAACAGAAGAGCttccagaggaggaaggaggaggtggcAGTGGCAGTCGGAGGCAGGGTGGCCGCAACATCTCTGTGGAGACAGCCAGTCTGGATGTCTATGCCAAGTACGTGCTACGCAGCATCTGCCAGCAG GAATGGGTAGGAGAACGTTGCCTTAAATCGCTGTGTGAGGACAGCAATGACCTGCAAGACCCAGTGTTGAGCAGTGCCCAGGCCCAGCGCCTCATGCAGCTTATCTGCTACCCACATCGGCTGCTGGACAACGAGGATGGGGAAAACCCACAGCGGCAACGCATTAAGCGTATTCTCCAG AACTTGGACCAGTGGACCATGCGCCAGTCTTCATTGGAACTGCAGCTCATGATCAAGCAGACCCCTAACAAT GAGATGAACTCCCTCTTAGAGAACATCGCCAAGGCCACAATCGAGGTTTTCCAACAGTCTGCAGAGACAGGGTCATCTTCTGGAAATGCTGCAAGCAACATGCCCAGCAGCAGCAAGACCAAGCCTGTGCTCAG CTCTCTAGAACGCTCGGGTGTATGGCTAGTGGCTCCTCTCATTGCCAAACTGCCCACCTCAGTCCAGGGGCATGTGTTAAAGGCTGCTGGGGAAGAATTGGAGAACGGCCAGCACCTGGACTCCTCTTCCCGCAAAGAACGTGATCGACAAAAGCAAAAGAG CATGTCCCTGTTGAGCCAGCAGCCCTTCTTATCCCTGGTGCTGACATGTCTGAAGGGGCAGGATGAGCAGCGTGAGGGACTCCTTACCTCGCTCTACAGCCAGGTCCACCAG ATTGTGACTAATTGGAGAGATGACCAGTATTTAGACGATTGCAAACCAAAGCAGCTAATGCATGAGGCACTCAAACTGCGGCTCAACCTG GTGGGGGGCATGTTTGACACAGTGCAGCGCAGCACCCAGCAGACCACGGAGTGGGCTGTGCTCCTCCTGGAGATCATCATCAGCGGCACTGTCGACATGCAGTCCAACAA CGAGCTCTTCACCACTGTCCTGGACATGCTAAGCGTGCTCATCAATGGGACCCTAGCTGCAGACATGTCCAGCATCTCCCAGGGCAGCATGGAGGAAAACAAACGTGCCTACATGAACCTGGTGAAGAAGCTGCGG AAAGAGTTGGCGGAACGCCAGTCGGATAGTCTGGAAAAAGTTTACCAGCTGCTGCCACTGCCCAAGCCGACTCGAGATGTGATCACGTGTGAGCCGCAGGGCTCCCTTATTGACACCAAGGGCAACAAGATTGCTGGCTTTGACTCCATCTTCAAGAAGGAG ATACTTTTCCCTCTCCTGCAAGCCTTCAAGGTCTGTgttgtattttccaagtttcaGCAGCTCactatttctcattttctggaGCAGGGTCTTCAGGTTTCCACCAAACAAAAGATCTCTCCCTGGGATCTTTTTGAGGGCTTGAAGCCATCAGCGCCACTGTCTTGGGGCTGGTTTGGAACAGTCCGGGTGGACCGGCGCGTGGCCCGTGGAGAGGAGCAGCAGCGGCTGCTGCTGTACCACACACACCTGAGGCCCCGGCCCCGCGCCTACTACCTGGAGCCACTGCCACTGCCTCCAGAAGACGAGgaaccccctgcccccaccctgctaGAGCCTGAAAAAAAGGCTCCAGAGCCCCCCAAAACTGACAAACCTGGAGCTGCTCCACCCAGCACTGAGGAACGTAAGAAGAAGTCCACCAAGGGCAAGAAGCGCAGCCAGCCTGCCGCCAAGACGGAA GACTATGGAATGGGCCCAGGCCGAAGTGGCCCCTACGGAGTGACAGTGCCTCCAGACCTCCTGCACCATGCCAACCCTAGCTCCATCTCCCACCTTAGCTACAGGCAGAGCTCCATAGGCCTCTACACCCAGAACCAGCCACTGCCAGCAG GTGGCCCCCGTGTGGATCCATACCGCCCTGTGCGGTTACCGATGCAGAAGCTGCCTACCCGCCCACCTTACCCTGGAGTGCTGCCCACGACCATGACTGGTGTCATGGGACTGGAACCTGCCTCCTACAAGACATCTGTGTACCGACAGCAGCAGCCTGCAGTGCCCCAAGGACAGCGCCTTCGCCAACAGCTCCAGGCAAAGATA AGTCAAGGGATGTTGGGACAGTCATCTGTCCATCAGATGACTCCCAGTTCTTCGTACGGTTTGCAGACCTCCCAG ggCTATACTCCTTATGTTTCTCATGTGGGATTGCAGCAACACACAGGCCCTGCAGGTACCATGGTGCCCCCCAGCTACTCCAGCCAGCCTTACCAGAGCACCCACCCTTCTACCAATCCTACTCTTGTAGATCCTACTCGCCACCTGCAGCAGCGGCCCAGTGGCTATGTGCACCAGCAGGCCCCAACCTACGGACATGGGCTGACCTCCACTCAAAG GTTTTCCCACCAGACACTGCAGCAAACACCCATGATAGGCACCATGACCccactgggcccccagggtgTCCAGGCTGGCATCCGGTCGGCTTCCATCCTgcctgaacagcagcagcagcagcagcagcagcagcaacagcagcagcagcagcagcagcagcagcagcagcagcagcaacagtaccaTAtccggcagcagcagcagcagatcctgCGG cagcagcaacagcagcagcagcagcaacagcagcaacagcagcagcagcagcaacagcagcagcaacaagcacaccagcagcagcagcagcaggcggctcctcctcagccccagccccagtccCAGCCCCAG TTCCAGCGCCAGGGGCTTCAGCAgacacagcaacaacaacagacagCAGCTTTGGTCCGGCAGCTCCAACAACAGCTCTCTA ACACCCAGCCACAGCCCAGTACCAACATATTTGGAcgctactga